The genomic stretch TCGACGTCTTCTTCGACAACGTGGGTGGCGAGCACCTCGAGGCGGCCGTCGGGGCGCTGCGGCTGCACGGACGCGCGGCCATCTGCGGCTCGATCTCCACGTACAACGCCGTCACGCCGCCGGCCGGCCCCCGCAACCTCTCGCTGCTGGTGGCCAACCGGCTCACGCTGCGCGGGTTCCTGGTCGGCGACCACGCAGACCTGCGGGAGGAGTTCGTCGAGAAGGTGTCGCTGCTGCTGCGCTCGGGTCAGCTCGTGGTGCGCGAGACCGTGCGGAACGGGCTCGAGGACGCCGTTCCGGCGTTCCTCGACCTCCTGCGCGGCGGCAACACCGGCAAGATGCTCGTCCGGCTGGCCGAGGACTGACCGCCCCGCCGGCGGGGCAGTGTCGGTGCCATGTGGCTCTTCTTCACCCGCCGGCTGCGCATGTGGCTGATCCTGACCGTCGTCGTGCCGTTCGCGACCGGCGTGCTGCGGAAGGTGGGTCGCCGGCTGGAGCGGAACGGCGGCCCGACGCGGGTCAGCCGGGCGCTGCTCAAGGCCGGCGACCTGGGTGACCGTGCCCGGGCGACGCTGCGCGGTGGCCGCGGCAGTCAGGAGAAGAGGGCGCTGTAACCGTTGAGCGCCGGCTGCCCGCCGAGGTGGGCGTAGAGCACGGTGCACGACGGGTCGATCTCGTGCCGCTGCACCAGGTCGATCGTGGCGGCCATCGACTTCCCCTCGTAGACCGGGTCGGTGACCATGCCCTCGGTGCGGGCCGCGAGCTTCATCGCGTCGAGGGTGGCCTCGTCGGGGATGCCGTAGACACCCGCGTGGTACCGCTCGTCGAGCTCGACGTCGTCGAGGGTCAGCTCCCGCTGGACGCCGATCGCCTTCGCCGTGCGACGCGCGATCCGCAGCACCTGGTCCCGGGTCTCGGCCGGCTTGGCCGAGGCGTCGACGCCGAGCACGCGGCGCGGGCGGGCACCCTGCTCCTCCAGCTGGGCGAAGCCGGCCACCATCCCGGCCTGGGTCGAGCCGGTGACCGAGCAGACCACCACCGTGTCGAAGAAGACGCCGAGCTCGGCCTCCTGCGCGGCCACCTCGTGCGCCCAGTTCGCGAAGCCGTGGCCGCCGAGCGGGTGGTCGGAGGCGCCGGCCGGGATCGCGTAGGGCTTGCCGCCCCGCTCTTCGATCTCCCGCAGGGCGGACTCCCAGCTCTCCTTGAACCCGATGCCGAAGCCGGCCCTGACCAGCCGGACGTCGGCACCGGCCAGCCCGGCTGATCAGGATGTTGCCCACCTTGTCGTAGACGGCGTCCGGCCAGTCGACCCAGCTCTCCTGCACGAGCACGCACTTCAGCCCGACGCGGGCGGCGACGGCGGCCACCTGCCGGGTGTGGTTGCTCTGGACGCCGCCGATCGACACCAGGGTGTCGCAGCCCTGCTCGAGCGCCTCGGCGACGAGGTACTCGAGCTTGCGGGTCTTGTTGCCCCCGAACGCGATGCCGGAGTTCACGTCCTCGCGCTTGGCCCAGACGGCGGCGCCGCCGAGGTGCTCGGTCAGCCGGTCGAGCCGGTGCACCGGCGAGGGACCGAACAGCAGCGGGTAGCGCGGGAAGTCAGACAGTCCCATCGGTGGTCTCCTCCAGCTCGGACAGCAGCGCCGTCCAGATCTCGGTGGTGGTGACGACGGCGCCGTCGACGTCGTGCGCCGCGCACGCGGCGATGAGGCGGTCGTGCAGCTCGACCGACGGGTGGCCGGGGGCGCCGAAGCGCTGGCGCTCCAGCCGGCGGATGGTCGCGGTGTACCGCTCGACGGTCGCGAGGACGGCCGCGTTGCCGCACCGGGCGAGCAGCACGCCGTGCAGCCGGTCGTCCGCCGCCAGGGCGGCCTCCAGGTCGCCGGCGTCCACCGCGGCCGCGAAATCGGCGTTCGCGCGGCGCATGGCGGCGAGGTCGTCGTCGTCGACCAGAGCCGCTGCCTCCCGGGCCGCGACCTCGTGCATGGCCCGGACGACGACGGCCGCATCCCGCACCTGGGCGGGCACCAACGGCGTCACGCGGGTGTGGCTCTGCGGTTTCGCCTCGACCAGCCCTTCGTCGGCGAGGCGCGCCAGGGCTGCCCGGACGGGAGCGACGGAGAGGCCCAGCCGCGTGGCCAGCTGGGCATCCTTGACGACCGCTCCGGGCGCCAGGTCGCCGACGACGATCGCCTCGCGGATGCGGGTCAGCGCGACGTCGCGGAGCAGCACGCGGTCGATGGGCCCCAGTGCCGACACAACTGACATTTCAGATGTCAGCGGGGGATCCGTCAAGGGGGTGAGCAACGACAGGTCGTCGTGCCGCACGCCGTCGCGCAGCCGTACGACCGGCGCAGGTGGCCCTCGTAGATGAGCCCGGCGTCAGCTCTCCGCGGAACCCGGCTCGGTCATCGGCTTGTGCGCCTTGCCGGCCACCGAGTCGGGGAGGACGGCGGAGAGCTTGCCCATGACCTTGCTCTTCAGCGTGCCCGCGAACACCGACGCCTCCCCTTCATGAGGCCCTCGAACCCCTGGCGCGCGACGAGCGCCGGGTCGTCCTTGTTCGGGTCGGCGCCCAGCTTGGTGTCGGTGAGGTCGCCGCGGTCGAAGAACTCGGTCTCGGTGGGGCCGGGCAGCAGCGCGGTCACCGTCACGCCGGTGTCCTCGAGCTCCTCCCGGATCCCGAGCGCGAACGCCTGGTCGAAGGCCTCGACGCCGCGTACACGGCCTGGAACGGCTCCGGCGCCTGCGAGGCGATGGACGACGTGATGAGGATCCGTCCCTCGCCGCGCGCCACCATGTCCCGGACGACGTGCTTGGCCAGGTGCACGATGGACCGGCAGTTCAGGTCCACGATCTCGAGTTCGCGGTCGAGATCGGTCTCGGCGAACGCGCCGCCGATCCCGACGCCGGCGTTCAGCGCGGCGGCATCGAGCGGACGGCCGGCGCCGCGCACCGCCGCGGCCAGCCGTTCGACGTCCTCGGGTCTGGTGAGGTCGACGCTGACCGGGGCGACCGTGGCCCCCATGCCGCGGAGCTCCTCGACCGCGTCGTCGAGCTCGACGTCCTCGGCGGCCACGATCAGGTCGAAGCCGTTGTCGGCGAACTGCTTGGCCAGCTCGCGGCCGATGCCGCTGGAGGCACCGGTGACGAGCGCGAGCGGGCGGGTGGCGGGCAGCGTCATGACCCCTCCTTGCCCCGACCGGCTCGCGCTCACCCGCCGTCGTGCGATCGAGGTGCGTCGGTATCAGGCTCTCGACGCAGGGCAACCATCGGACAGCCGGACTCCGCAAGGCTCCGGCGACGACGGGTCCACGCGAACCGCATGGAGTCCCCCAGCACGTCGCTGACTGGCACCGATGGAGCGGGAGGTCCCTCAGACAGGGGTCGAGACGCCCACGCCGCCGCGGGTGTCCGCCCCGTAGCGCTCGATCTCCCGGGCCAGGTCCAGTGGCGCCGTGATGGCCGCGCCCTCGGTGACCGCGGGGGTGATCAGGTGGGCCGGAAGCAGCCAGGACACCTCGAACTCCAGACCGTCGGGGTCCTGGGCGTACAGGGCCTTCGTGGTCGCGTGGTCGGACTCGCCGACCAGGGCACCGGCGCGCAGCAGGGCGTCGCGGATGCGGGACAGCTCGGCGAGCGTGTCCACCTCCCACGCGAGGTGGTAGAGCCCGACGGTGCGCCGCCCGGCCTCGGAAGGGCCGGCGCCGGCACCGATCTGGAACAGCCCCAGGTCGTGGTCGTTCGTGGAGCCCTCGGCCTGCAGGAACACCGCGGCACCGGGGATCTCCATCGTCACCCGGAAACCGAGCACGTCGCGGTAGAAGGCGGAACTGCGCTCGACGTCCCGGACGTAGAGGACGGCGTGGTTGAGACGCTGGACGGGCACGGCGGGCTCCTTCGACGGGCTGGTGCGTTCACCCTCACCCAACTTGCATGAACTCTCAAGCATTCCGGGGACCGGGCGTGCCCAGCCGGGTGGGCAGGGCTACGCTCGGCGGCACAACCGAACACACAGCAGGGGAGCGCTTCGGCGCTGAGAGTGCGGGACACCGCAGACCCTCGAACCTGATCCGGGTCATGCCGGCGCAGGGAGTCTGGAGGAAACCATGGCCGAGCAGGCCGTCCGTCCGTCGTCCGACCGTTCCGGCACGCAGCCCGGCCGTCGCTGGCGCACCGTCGACATCGTCGTCACCGCCGTCCTCGGCGTCGCCTTCGGCGTCGTCTTCTGGGCGTGGGGGCTGCTGTGGGCCGCCCTGGACGCGCCCTTCACCGCGTTCCCGCCCGGCCAGGCGGTCATGTACGGCGTCTGGCTGATCCCCGCGGTGCTGGCTCCGCTGATCGTCCGCAAGCCGGGGGCCGCGCTGTTCGCCGAGCTGATCGCGGCGGTCGTCTCGGCCCTCCTCGGTTCGACCTGGGGCACGCTGACCATCGTCTACGGGCTGCTGCAGGGCCTCGCCGGCGAAGCGGGTTTCGCCGCCTTCGGCTACCGGCGGTTCGGGTGGCCGCAGGCGCTCCTCGCTGCCGCGCTCACCGGCGGCACGGCCGCCGTCCTCGACCTGGTCAACTTCTACGCGGACTGGTCCACCGGATGGATGAGCGCCTACGTGCTCCTGGTCGTGCTGAGCACGACGGTCGTCGCCGGCGCCGGCGGCATGGCGCTCCGCCGGGCGCTGCATGCCAGCGGCGCGCTGGCGTCGTTCGGATCCGGCCGCACCCGGGTCTGACCACGACCTCCGAACCGGCCGCCGTCCACCTCACCGGCTGGGGCTTCCGGCACGCCAGCCGGCGGGCCTGGGCGGTCCGGGACGTCGACCTCGTCCTCGAGGCCGGCGAGCGGGTGCTGCTCACCGGCGCCTCGGGCTCGGGCAAGTCCACCCTGCTCCACGCCCTGGCCGGCCTGCTGGGACCGGAGGCCGGCGACCGGGCCGGCGAGCTGCGGGTCACCGGCCGGCCGGCGATCGTGTTCCAGGACCCGGACTCCCAGCTGGTCATGACCCGCGCCGGGGACGACGTCGCGTTCGGCCTCGAGAACGTCGGGACCCCTCCCGAGCGGATCTGGCCGGCCGTCGACCGGGCGCTGGACGCGGTCGGGTTCCCGTACGGCCGCGACCGGGCCACCGCGGCCCTCTCCGGCGGGCAGAAGCAGCGCCTCGTCCTCGCCGGCGCGCTGGCCGGCCGCCCCGGGCTGCTGCTGCTCGACGAGCCGACCGCACAGCTCGACCCGCCGGGCGCGGCCCTGGTCCGGTCGGCGGTCACCCGTGCCGTCGCCGACCGGAGCACGACGCTGCTCGTCGTCGACCACGACGCCGAGGGCTGGCTGCCCCTCGTGGACCGGGTCGTCGAGCTGCTCCCGGACGGTGGGGTGCGCCGGCACGACGCCGGCTGGACGCCCCCGCCGCTCCGGATGCCCGCCCGGCGCACCCACCCCGCGGGAGACCTGCTGCTCAGCGCCGAGGCGGCCGGCTTCACGCACCCCGGCGGAGAGGGCCCTGCCCTTCCGCCGATCGACGTGGCGCTCTCCGCCGGCCGCACCCTCGCCGTCACCGGCCCGAACGGCTCCGGCAAGTCGACGCTGGCGTTGCTGCTCGCCGGTCTGCGGGGGCCCACGACGGGCGTCGTACGAGCGACGGCTGCGCTGACCTCGGGACTGCGCCGTCCGGACCGGCCGCCGCACCGGTGGCGGGCCGACGAGCTGGTCCGCCGCATCGGCAGCGTGTTCCAGCAGCCGGAGCACCAGTTCCTGACCGGCCGGGTCCGCGACGAGCTGGCGCTCGGGCCCCTGCGCGCGGGCTCCGGCGACGCAGCTGCCCACGACCTGGCCGACCAGCTGCTGGAGCGCCTGGGCCTCGCGGCCCTGGCCGACGCCAATCCCTTCACGCTGTCCGGTGGGCAGCAGCGCCGGCTGTCGGTCGCCACCGCCCTGGCCACGCGCCCGGGTGTGGTGGTGCTCGACGAGCCGACCTTCGGACAGGACCGCGACACCTGGGCCGAGCTCGTGGCGCTGCTCGCGGAGCAGCAGGACGAGGGCCGCGCGCTCGTCCTGGTCACCCACGACGCCGCCGTCGTCGGGGCACTGGCCGACGAGGTGCTGGAGTTGCGGCAGGTCGGGCATCCGGTGCCGGCATGACGCTGCCGCTCGCGCTCGGGCCGGTCCGCCCGGTGCCGCTGTCGTCGATCAACCCGGTGGCCCAGCTCGCCGCCATCGCGATCCTGCTGCCGGTCCTGATGATCAGCGGTGACCTGGTCACGCCCTCGCTCGTGCTGGCCGCCGAGGTGTGCCTCCTGCCGGCCGCCGGTCTGGGCACGCCGCGCGCGCTGTGGAGCCGCGCCTGGCCGCTCCTGCTCGGCGCCGCGGGAGTGGCGTGGGTCAACGTCGCCTTCGGGGACGGCGGCTGGCTGTCCGCAGTCGCCCTGGCCGTGCGGGTGCTCGCCCTGGCGCTGCCCGGCATCCTGCTCGTCGCCTCCACCGATCCGGTGCGGCTGGCCGACGCCCTGACCCTGCACTGGCGGGTCTCCGCACGTTTCGCCTACGGCGCCCTCGCGGCCCTGCGGCTGGTGCCGCTGCTGGCCGCCGAGTGGCAGACCATCCGGCTGGCGCGGCGCGCGCGCGGCGTGGAGGCCGGCCGCAACCCCGTCGCACACCTGCGGTTGTTCGCCGGCACGGCCTTCACGCTGCTCGTGGGCGCGCTGCGCCGCGGTTCGCGGCTGGCCACGGCCATGGACGCACGCGGTTTCGACTCCGGGATCCCGCGCACCAACGCCCGCGGCTCCCGGCTGCACCCACGGGACGCCGCGTTCGTCGTGGGCGCAGCGGTCGTGTGCGCCGCCGCGGTGTCCGTCAGCCTGGCGACGGACGCCTGGACGCCGGTGTTCGGCGGCTGACCGGGCGCTACGGTGCGCGCCATGCCTGTGACGAGGCCGGCGACGACGTACGTGGCGCTGCTCCGCGGCATCAACCTGGGCAAGGCGCGCCAGGTTCCCATGCCGCGTCTGACGGAACTGCTCACCGAGCGTGGCCACGAGGACGTGCGGACGCATCTGCGCAGCGGCAACGTCGTCCTGCGCAGCCCGCTCGAAGAGGCCGAGCTCGCCGAGGATCTCTCGACGGCGATCGAGGCGGAGTTCGGCTTCGCCGTCCCGGTCGTGGTGCGGACCGGCGACCAGATCGCTGCCGTGGTCGCGGGCGACCCGTTCGCGACGGTGGCCACCGATCCGGCGCGGTACCTGGTCACCTTCCTGCCGGAGGCGCCCGACCCGGCCCGCGTCGACGCCCTCCCCAGGCCGGACACCGGGGATTTCCTGGTTCGTGGCCGGGAGCTCTACCTCTGGCTGCCCGACGGCATCGCGGGCACCGAACTGGCCTCCTGGAAGTGGGACGACCTGCTCGGCCGCCCCGGCACGGCCCGCAACTGGCGCACGGTCACCAGGCTCGCCGAGCTCGGCAGCGCACGCCCGGGAGGGTGACACGCGTCGCATCAGGTTTGGCGATCAGCCGCACGGCCCATACGCAGTTGTTCGGCCTGCACGCAGGACGGCCGCAGACGGTGCAAGGGGACCAGGACGTGACAGGGCAGGCGGCTGGGTCGGCGTGGCCGACGTCAGCGCCGCCGGCCGCGACCCCGGTCCTCAGCTGGCAGCTGGAGAGCATCACCGAGCTCCCCGTGTGCGCGCCGAGGTCCGGCAGCACCCGGCGGTCGGCGCCGACCGGTCGGCCGACGCCGACGCGCGCGACCAGGTGATCCTCGCCCTGGACGAGATGGCGTCCAACGCGCTGCGGCACGGTGGTGGACGGGTGCGGGCGACGGTCCGCCAGACCCCCGACGCCTTCCTGATCGAGGTGTCCGACGCAGCCGCGTCGGCACCCCCGACGCCCGCGGTCGGGCGCGACCCCAGCGAAGGCGGGCTCGGGCTCTACCTCATCGCCGAGATGTCCACCCAGCACGGCTGGTACGTGCAGGACGGCGCCAAGCACGTGTGGGCGCTGCTGCCCCGCCGGTAGAGGCGCGGTCAGTGCCCCGGCGCGGCGGGGTCGACGAGGTCGGGCACCTGCTGCGGTCCCGCCTCCGCCGGGCGGGGGCGGTCCTCCCGGTGCAGGCGGATCGCCACCAGGGCGATGTCGTCCTGGAGTCCCGCAGGACGCAACCGCTCGATCACCTCGTCGCAGAGCACCGACAGCGGTTCGCCCGCGAGCTCGGCGAGCGCCGACCGCAGGCGCGCGATGCCCTCGTCGAGCGGGAGGTCCCGACCTTCGACCAGACCGTCGGTGTACAGCAGCAGGGTCGCCCCCCGCTCCACCGTGACGACGGAGTCCGTACGGTGCGCCGTCGGATCGACGCCGAGCATCAGCTCGGCCCGCGACGCCGCCAGCGGCTCGATCCGCCCGTCGCGGTGCATCAGCAGCGGTGGCGGGTGACCGGCGTTGGACCACCGCAGCCGGGTCAGCCCGGCCGCGCGCTCCTCCGGCGTCTGCTCGACCCGGGCGATGGCCGCGGTGGCCATGGTGCCCATGCCCAGTCCCTGGATCGCCGCGTCCAGCTCGGTGAGGACGGCGGCCGGCCCCGGTCCCTCCCGGTAGGCGATCCCGCGCAGCATGCCACGCAGCTGTCCCATGGCGGCGGCCGCCGCGGTGTCGTGCCCGACGACGTCACCGATCACGACCATGGTGGCGCCGGACGGCTGGAGGAAGGCGTCGTACCAGTCGCCGCCCACCTCGGCCGCACGCATGGCCGGCCGATACCGGACGACGATCTCTGCGTGGTCGGGCTCGGGTGGCGCGGTGAGCAGGCTGCGCTGCAGATCCTCGGCGAGCCGTCGCTGCTGGTCGTAGAGCCGGGAGTTGTCCAGGGCCAGTGCGACGCGGTCGGCGACCTCGCGGGCCGTGGCGATGTCGTCGGCGTCGGCGATCGGACGGTCCGCCCCGCGGTAGATGCTGAGCGCGCCCACCGTGCGCCCGCGCGCCTGCAGTGACAGCGCGACGGCGGTGCGGGGCGCCAGCTGCCGGAACGCGTCGCTGACCTCTCCGGGTGGCAGCGAGTTGCCGACCGCCGCGGGGACGTCGGCGACGACCATGGCCTGCCCCGAGCGCAGCGCCTCGACGATGGGCGCCGTCGACTGCAGCGCAGCCAGCCGCAGCCGCGCGTAGCGCGCCGCGGCCTCCCGCAGCTCCGGATCGCGGTGCCAGCTGGCGACGTCGTGGAGCTGCCCGTCCTCACCGACCAGGCTGGCGATCACCCAGTCGCCGAGCACCGGGACGACGGCCCTGGTGAGCCGCTGCACCGCCTCCTGCTCGCCGCGGGTCTCCCCCAGGGCGTCGGACACCGCGGAGGCGACGTCGGCGATGACCGCGAGCCGCTCCGCCCCCCGGCGCGCCCGCTCGTCGGCGGCCCGGCGCTCGGTGATGTCGAGGAAGTAGACCGACAGTCCGTCGGGGCTCGGCGAGGCCCGGATCTCGTACCAGGCGTTCAGCGGCGCGGGGTAGTACGCCTCGAACACCCGCTCCTCGCCGCTCTCGACGGCACCCCGGTACTGCACCTCGAAGTCGCTGCCGACGGCCGCGGGGAACAGCTCCCAGATCGAGCTCCCGAGCAGGTCCTCGCGGCGGAGCTGCAGGAGCTGCACCGCCTCCCGGTTGACGTAGGAGAACCGCCACTCCCGGTCGAGGGAGAAGAAGGCGGCGCTCATGGCCTCGAGGACGCGGGAGACCCGTGCGTCGGCCTGCCGACGGCTCGTCGTGTCGAACCCCGCGCCGACCAGCCGGACCGCGGCCCCGTCGTCGCCGGCCAGCGCCCGGCCCCGGCCGGCGATCCAGCGGGTCTCGCCCGTGGGCAGCACGATGCGGAACTCGGCCTCGTACTCGCCGCACGTGTCGACGGCCGTCTGCAGCGCCCTCATCGTGCGGTCGGCGTCCGACGGGTGGATGCGGGCCCGGAACGCCTCGATGGTCTCGTCGAACGTGGTCCGGTCGTAGCCGAACAGCGAGACGAGCCGGTCGTCCCAGACCAGCCGACCGGTGCCGAGGTCCCAGTCGAAGCTGCCGATCTGCGCGGCGTCGATGGCCAGCTCGAAGCGGAGCCGGTGCGCCTCGAACTCCTTGGCCAGCGCGGCCAGCTCCAGCTCCGTGGCCACCGCGTCCCCGAGCTGCCGCAGCAGGGCCACGTCGTTGTCGCTCCAGGGCCGGGCGGCCCGGCTGGAGGCGAAGAGCACGCCCACGGGGGACCCGTCGAAGACCACCAGCGGAACGCCGAGGTAGGCCGCGATGACGCCCTCGCGGACGTGGGAGAAGCCGGCGAACCGCGGGTCCCGGGCAGCGTCGGGTACGACGAGCGGGTCCGGCGCCTCGAACGCGGTGGCGCTGAACGAGTCGGTCAGCGGCACCTGCCGCCCAGGGTGCCCGCGGGCATGCCGGTGGCGGCGGCCACGGTCGTGACGTCACCGACGAGGCACACCACCGTGGCGTCGGCCCGCAGCAGCCGCATCGCGATCCCGGTGAGCCGCTGGAGGCTCTCCGACCCCAGGGCGGTGGACTGCAGCCGCCGCACCGCGGCCATCCGCCCGTCGGGCACCGTGGCGGGTGACGGGGCGGCGCTCACGGGACCTTCCTTCCACACGGACATGCTCGGCACACGCCTCGACCGGCCCCCTTTGTCTCACATGGCAGATGGCCCGCCCGCACCGGAGGGTCCACGGGGAGTGACGGAGCGGTCCGCCACTCAGCGCCCGGCCGCGTACCCCGACATGCCGCGGGCGTTGGCCGCCGCTCGCAGGATCCCGGTCCCGGGGTCGCGGCTGACCGCCGAGAGCCGACCGAGGGTCCACGGGCCGGACACCGTCACGTCGTGCCCGCGGGCCCGCAGCGCGGCGACGACGTCCTCCCCGACGCGCGACTCGACCACGACCTCGCCGGGGCTCATGTCCCGGGGGTGGAAGGACGACGGGAAGCTGGTCGTGTGCCAGGCCGGCGCGTCGATCGCGGCCTGCAGGTCCAGGCCGTCGTCGGCGTGGGCGAGCCAGAAGCACAACTGCCACTGCTCCTGCTGGTCACCGCCGGGCGTGCCGAAGGCCAGGACGGCCTCCCCGCCGCGCAGGGCGAGAGACGGCGTGAGCGTGGTGCGCGGGCGCTTGCCGGGGGCGAGGGAGTTCGGCAGGCCGCGCTCGAGCCAGAACATCTGGGCGCGGGTGCCGAGGGGGAAGCCGAGCTCGGGGATGACCGGCGAGCTCTGCAGCCAGCCACCGGACGGCGTGGCCGAGACGAGGTTGCCCCAGCGGTCGCCCACGTCGACGTGGCAGGTGTCGCCGCGGGTCGTGCCGGTGCGGCTGACGGTCGGCTCCCCGGTGCCGGGGGCGGCGGGGGCCCTGCGGGTGTCCGCGCTGGCGGCCAGGGCGGGAAGCCGGGGCGGGCGCCCATCCGGGGAACCCGGCCGCAGGGCTTTGCTGGCCGTGTCCCCGATGAGCGCCCGCCTCTGGGCGGCGTACGGAGCGCTGAGCAGTTCGTGCAGCGGGACGTCGTCGACGTCCCCGTACCAGGCCTCGCGGTCGGCCATGGCCAGCTTGACCGCCTCGACGCTCGCATGGACCCGGTCAGCTCCCGCCGGTGGGACGTCGTCCAGCATCGCCAGCGCCTGGAGCAGCGCCGGACCCTGGGACCACGGCCCGGCCTTCGCGAGCGTCCACCCCTTCCGGTCCAGCGTGACCGGCGGCTCGTACGTCGGCGTCCAGCCGGCCAGGTCCTGCCCGGTCAGAAATCCGGAGTGCGGACGACCGGAGTCGTCCAGGACCGGATACCGGGTGAACCTGTCGATCGCCTCGGCGACGAATCCTTGCGACCAGGCGGACAGTGCCGCGTCGATCTGCGCCTCCCGGGAGGGTCCGCGCGCTGCGTCGAGCAGTCGGCGGTAGGTCGAGGCGAGAACCGAGTTGCGGAACAGTTCGCCGGTGCGGGGAAGAGCACCGTCGGAGGTGAGCCAGGTGGCGGCCGATGTGGGCCAGGAGGTGCGGAAGTGCTCGGAGACCGAGGCGACGGTCGCGGCCACCCGGGGAAGGAGAGGGTGACCGGTCTCGGCGTACTCGATGGCGTAGCGGAGGACGGCGTCCAACGGCTGGGTGCCGTGGTCGCGCAGCAGCGTCAGCCAGGCGCAGACGGCGCCCGGGACGGTGGCGGCGAGGAGGCCGGTGCCAGGTACGAGTTCGAGGCCCAGGTGCTCGAAGGCCTCGATCGTCGCCCCGGCGGGGGCGATCCCCTGACCGGACAGGAGAACGGGCCCGCCCGTGCCTCCACCGCTCCGGTCTCCGGCCGCGAAGAGGATCGGGACCTCGCCGCCGGGGCCGTTGAGGTGGGGCTCGACGACCTGGAGGGCGAAACCGGTGGCGACGGCGGCGTCGAACGCGTTCCCACCGCACTCGAGGACGGCCATGCCCGCTGCTGTGGCCAGCCAGTGGGTCGAGGCGACCATCCCGAACGTTCCCGCGAGCTCGGGCCGGGTGGTGAACACTCGGCCACCGTAGGTGCGGGTGGGACGACCTGCCGGGCGACGGGGGCCGGCCGGATGCGGCGGGGCGGCGCGGCCGTCGGGGACGTCGCGGCCGCCCTCGCCGGGCGGATCGTCGGGGTGCTGGGCATCTCCCGCAGCAGCACCGGGCCGTCGACCGTCCGGGCGGCGGCGCCGACCGTGGCCCGCCCCAGGCGAGGTACTCGCCGTGCGGGCCGGCACCCCAGAGCGCCACCCGGCGGACGAACCCCCGCAGCACCGACCCCGGCCGGTGCCTCGGGCTGGTGGAGCGCCAGGCGAGGTACTCGCCCTCGCGGCCGGCGCCCCAGAGGGCGGCCCGCCGGACGAGGACCTGGACGCGGCCGGGGGTGAGGGCGATGCGGACGACCGGGGCCGCCGTCGCCGACGGTGCCAGGGACGCCGGGGCCCGGCGTGCCATGGGTGCCGGCTGCACGGAACGGAGCGGGACCGTCCGGACCGCGCCGTTGCGCGCGCCCGGCCGGGCAGCGGCCGCACGCCGCGGCCGGGACATCGCGGGGGCCTCGTCCGCCCGGTCGAGGACGTCGATCAGGCCGGCCAGGGTCAACCCGCCGTCGCGGCGGGACAGGTCGGCGGACGCGCGCGCCGCGGCGGTCGGGAGGACCGTGTCGCTGCTCATCTCGCCTCCTGTGATGTCTGGTCCGCAGCCGGGGAAGGTGCTGCGGACAAGGAGAAAGGTAGGGACCGCGACGCCGTCCGACGCGCTTCTCCGACATTCGGCGGAAGGCGCGTGACCCAACCGTTGTGAAGCATTTCCGAGGCGCTCGGTG from Blastococcus sp. PRF04-17 encodes the following:
- a CDS encoding ABC transporter ATP-binding protein; protein product: MTTTSEPAAVHLTGWGFRHASRRAWAVRDVDLVLEAGERVLLTGASGSGKSTLLHALAGLLGPEAGDRAGELRVTGRPAIVFQDPDSQLVMTRAGDDVAFGLENVGTPPERIWPAVDRALDAVGFPYGRDRATAALSGGQKQRLVLAGALAGRPGLLLLDEPTAQLDPPGAALVRSAVTRAVADRSTTLLVVDHDAEGWLPLVDRVVELLPDGGVRRHDAGWTPPPLRMPARRTHPAGDLLLSAEAAGFTHPGGEGPALPPIDVALSAGRTLAVTGPNGSGKSTLALLLAGLRGPTTGVVRATAALTSGLRRPDRPPHRWRADELVRRIGSVFQQPEHQFLTGRVRDELALGPLRAGSGDAAAHDLADQLLERLGLAALADANPFTLSGGQQRRLSVATALATRPGVVVLDEPTFGQDRDTWAELVALLAEQQDEGRALVLVTHDAAVVGALADEVLELRQVGHPVPA
- a CDS encoding SDR family NAD(P)-dependent oxidoreductase; the encoded protein is MTLPATRPLALVTGASSGIGRELAKQFADNGFDLIVAAEDVELDDAVEELRGMGATVAPVSVDLTRPEDVERLAAAVRGAGRPLDAAALNAGVGIGGAFAETDLDRELEIVDLNCRSIVHLAKHVVRDMVARGEGRILITSSIASQAPEPFQAVYAASRPSTRRSRSGSGRSSRTPA
- a CDS encoding ATP-binding protein; protein product: MRAEVRQHPAVGADRSADADARDQVILALDEMASNALRHGGGRVRATVRQTPDAFLIEVSDAAASAPPTPAVGRDPSEGGLGLYLIAEMSTQHGWYVQDGAKHVWALLPRR
- a CDS encoding ECF transporter S component, whose protein sequence is MAEQAVRPSSDRSGTQPGRRWRTVDIVVTAVLGVAFGVVFWAWGLLWAALDAPFTAFPPGQAVMYGVWLIPAVLAPLIVRKPGAALFAELIAAVVSALLGSTWGTLTIVYGLLQGLAGEAGFAAFGYRRFGWPQALLAAALTGGTAAVLDLVNFYADWSTGWMSAYVLLVVLSTTVVAGAGGMALRRALHASGALASFGSGRTRV
- a CDS encoding energy-coupling factor transporter transmembrane component T family protein, whose translation is MTLPLALGPVRPVPLSSINPVAQLAAIAILLPVLMISGDLVTPSLVLAAEVCLLPAAGLGTPRALWSRAWPLLLGAAGVAWVNVAFGDGGWLSAVALAVRVLALALPGILLVASTDPVRLADALTLHWRVSARFAYGALAALRLVPLLAAEWQTIRLARRARGVEAGRNPVAHLRLFAGTAFTLLVGALRRGSRLATAMDARGFDSGIPRTNARGSRLHPRDAAFVVGAAVVCAAAVSVSLATDAWTPVFGG
- a CDS encoding GntR family transcriptional regulator translates to MSALGPIDRVLLRDVALTRIREAIVVGDLAPGAVVKDAQLATRLGLSVAPVRAALARLADEGLVEAKPQSHTRVTPLVPAQVRDAAVVVRAMHEVAAREAAALVDDDDLAAMRRANADFAAAVDAGDLEAALAADDRLHGVLLARCGNAAVLATVERYTATIRRLERQRFGAPGHPSVELHDRLIAACAAHDVDGAVVTTTEIWTALLSELEETTDGTV
- a CDS encoding VOC family protein, encoding MPVQRLNHAVLYVRDVERSSAFYRDVLGFRVTMEIPGAAVFLQAEGSTNDHDLGLFQIGAGAGPSEAGRRTVGLYHLAWEVDTLAELSRIRDALLRAGALVGESDHATTKALYAQDPDGLEFEVSWLLPAHLITPAVTEGAAITAPLDLAREIERYGADTRGGVGVSTPV
- a CDS encoding DUF1697 domain-containing protein; its protein translation is MPVTRPATTYVALLRGINLGKARQVPMPRLTELLTERGHEDVRTHLRSGNVVLRSPLEEAELAEDLSTAIEAEFGFAVPVVVRTGDQIAAVVAGDPFATVATDPARYLVTFLPEAPDPARVDALPRPDTGDFLVRGRELYLWLPDGIAGTELASWKWDDLLGRPGTARNWRTVTRLAELGSARPGG
- a CDS encoding pyridoxal-phosphate dependent enzyme — its product is MAGADVRLVRAGFGIGFKESWESALREIEERGGKPYAIPAGASDHPLGGHGFANWAHEVAAQEAELGVFFDTVVVCSVTGSTQAGMVAGFAQLEEQGARPRRVLGVDASAKPAETRDQVLRIARRTAKAIGVQRELTLDDVELDERYHAGVYGIPDEATLDAMKLAARTEGMVTDPVYEGKSMAATIDLVQRHEIDPSCTVLYAHLGGQPALNGYSALFS